One window of Solwaraspora sp. WMMA2056 genomic DNA carries:
- a CDS encoding glycoside hydrolase family 3 N-terminal domain-containing protein codes for MTEVRATVDGVAPGPAGSYLDLPQARDRRTAPDGETRVRELLGRMTLDEKLAQLVGFWEKGDGESVAPLQGEFADAVRLEDFSRHGLGHLTRAYGTRPVDPAARAAWLWKFQSDLVTGTRLGIPAIVHEECLTGLSAWKAATFPTPLAWGAAFDPDLVAEMASAIGTSMRALGVHQGLAPVLDVIRDPRWGRVEECIAEDPYLVGTIGTAYVRGLQSQGVHATLKHFVGYSASRAGRNFAPVHAGPREVADVLLPPFEMAVLDGDVRSVMHSYAEIDGVPVAADPTLLTGLLRDQWGFDGVLVADYFGVAFLHLLHHVASDHTEAAVQALAAGVDVELPTGDAYLRLPEAIRAGRVDEALLDQAVLRVLRQKHELGLLDATFTDEPPRDIDLDSPAHRAIARRLAERSIVLVGNQGTLPLAPGRSMAVIGPNADLASAMFGCYSFVNHVLPQHPGVDAGIEVPTVLDAVRAEFGADLVSWAHGCGVDDDDRSGIAQAVATAAAASVAVLVVGDRAGLFGRGTVGEGCDTDDLELPGVQRDLVEAVLATGTPVVLVLLTGRPYAIGWALDRCAAVVQAFFPGEEGAGAIAGVLSGRVNPSGRLPVSLPRSAGAQPYSYLHPALGEGHEVTNLAVTPPAPFGHGLSYTTFGYSELTVPATVPSDGELVVRVRVTNTGTVAGDEVVQLYGRDVVASVTRPVAQLLGYRRIHLTPGQAVTVELTVPTTRLAFTDRTSTRVVEPGDVEIWVGTSADRAVQGRTTVVGPTVPVTTASRRWTTSTVG; via the coding sequence ATGACTGAGGTCCGCGCGACGGTGGACGGGGTCGCACCGGGACCGGCTGGGTCGTACCTCGACCTGCCGCAGGCACGTGACCGGCGGACGGCACCGGACGGCGAGACCCGCGTCCGCGAGCTGCTCGGCCGGATGACGCTCGACGAGAAGCTCGCCCAACTGGTCGGCTTCTGGGAGAAGGGGGACGGCGAGTCCGTCGCGCCGCTGCAGGGTGAGTTCGCCGACGCCGTACGCCTGGAGGACTTCTCCCGGCACGGCCTGGGGCACCTGACCCGGGCGTACGGCACCCGGCCCGTCGACCCGGCGGCACGCGCGGCCTGGCTGTGGAAGTTCCAGTCCGATCTGGTCACCGGGACCCGGCTGGGCATCCCGGCGATCGTCCACGAGGAGTGCCTGACCGGCCTGTCGGCCTGGAAGGCGGCCACCTTCCCGACGCCGCTGGCGTGGGGGGCCGCCTTCGACCCCGACCTGGTCGCGGAGATGGCCTCGGCGATCGGTACGTCGATGCGGGCCCTCGGCGTGCACCAGGGCCTCGCCCCGGTGCTCGACGTGATCCGCGACCCGCGGTGGGGGCGGGTCGAGGAGTGCATCGCCGAGGACCCGTACCTGGTCGGCACGATCGGCACCGCGTACGTGCGCGGTCTGCAGTCGCAGGGGGTACACGCCACGCTGAAGCACTTCGTCGGATACTCCGCCTCCCGCGCCGGCCGTAACTTCGCGCCGGTGCACGCCGGTCCACGGGAGGTCGCCGACGTCCTGCTGCCGCCGTTCGAGATGGCTGTGCTCGACGGCGACGTCCGCTCCGTCATGCACTCCTACGCGGAGATCGACGGGGTGCCCGTCGCCGCCGACCCGACCCTGCTCACCGGACTGCTCCGGGACCAGTGGGGCTTCGACGGCGTGCTCGTGGCCGACTACTTCGGAGTCGCCTTCCTCCACCTGCTGCACCACGTCGCGAGCGACCACACCGAGGCGGCGGTCCAGGCCCTGGCCGCCGGGGTCGACGTCGAGCTGCCCACCGGCGACGCCTACCTCCGGCTGCCGGAGGCGATCCGGGCGGGCAGGGTCGACGAGGCGCTGCTCGACCAGGCCGTACTGCGGGTCCTGCGGCAGAAGCACGAACTCGGACTGCTCGACGCCACCTTCACCGACGAGCCGCCCCGGGACATCGACCTCGACTCGCCCGCGCACCGGGCGATCGCCCGCCGGCTCGCCGAGCGGTCCATCGTGCTGGTCGGCAACCAGGGCACGCTCCCGCTGGCACCGGGACGGTCGATGGCCGTGATCGGACCGAACGCCGACCTGGCCAGCGCCATGTTCGGCTGCTACTCCTTCGTCAACCACGTCCTGCCTCAGCATCCTGGCGTGGACGCCGGCATCGAGGTGCCGACGGTCCTCGACGCGGTCCGGGCGGAGTTCGGTGCCGACCTGGTGAGCTGGGCCCACGGCTGCGGGGTCGACGACGACGACCGGTCCGGCATCGCGCAGGCCGTCGCCACGGCCGCCGCCGCCAGCGTCGCCGTACTCGTCGTCGGTGACCGCGCCGGCCTGTTCGGTCGCGGCACTGTCGGCGAAGGCTGCGACACCGACGACCTGGAACTGCCCGGGGTGCAGCGCGACCTCGTCGAGGCCGTGCTGGCCACCGGGACCCCGGTGGTCCTGGTGCTGCTCACCGGACGGCCGTACGCGATCGGCTGGGCGCTCGACCGCTGCGCCGCCGTGGTGCAGGCGTTCTTCCCTGGCGAGGAGGGTGCCGGCGCGATCGCCGGTGTGCTCTCCGGACGGGTGAACCCGTCCGGGCGGCTGCCGGTCAGCCTGCCCCGGTCGGCCGGGGCGCAGCCGTACTCCTATCTGCACCCGGCGCTCGGTGAGGGCCACGAGGTGACCAACCTGGCGGTGACCCCGCCGGCGCCGTTCGGCCACGGCCTGTCCTACACCACCTTCGGCTACTCGGAGCTGACCGTGCCGGCGACGGTGCCCAGCGACGGGGAGCTGGTGGTGCGGGTTCGGGTGACCAACACCGGAACGGTCGCCGGCGACGAGGTGGTCCAGCTCTACGGCCGTGACGTGGTCGCCTCGGTGACCCGGCCGGTGGCGCAGTTGCTCGGCTACCGCCGGATCCATCTCACACCGGGCCAGGCGGTCACCGTCGAGTTGACGGTGCCGACGACCCGGCTGGCCTTCACCGACCGTACGTCGACCCGGGTGGTCGAGCCCGGTGACGTCGAGATCTGGGTGGGCACCAGCGCGGACCGGGCGGTGCAGGGACGGACCACGGTGGTCGGTCCGACCGTGCCGGTCACCACGGCGTCGCGCCGGTGGACGACCAGCACGGTGGGCTGA
- a CDS encoding aromatic ring-hydroxylating dioxygenase subunit alpha, whose protein sequence is MPFARNQWYVAAYSNEVGRELLARTVLGEPLVLYRTEAGTAVALADRCVHRRFPLSQSRLDGDTIVCGYHGFTYDAAGSCVFVPGQQRIPRTARVAAYPVVEQDTLIWVWIGEDDPDPAAIPRAPWLADPGYTVVRGMAPLNARYSLLVDNLMDLSHETYLHGGYIGTPEVANTPITTTVDDDAGIVCVSRHMDDAECPPFYARSTGIEGRITRWQDIEYHPPCLYLLHSRIAPQGVYPPAEGPDSAAFHAEIVYAITPSTEHTTYDFWAVARDFALDDESVSEYLYQSNHTVVMQDVTALNTLEQVIAAEPERYQELSINIDTGGLAARRLIARMIGSGSVGAAR, encoded by the coding sequence ATGCCGTTCGCACGTAACCAGTGGTACGTGGCCGCGTACAGCAACGAGGTCGGCCGGGAACTGCTCGCCCGTACCGTGCTGGGTGAGCCGCTCGTGCTGTACCGCACCGAGGCCGGGACCGCCGTGGCGCTGGCCGACCGGTGCGTGCACCGGCGGTTCCCGCTGTCGCAGAGCCGGCTCGACGGCGACACGATCGTCTGCGGCTACCACGGCTTCACCTACGACGCCGCCGGCAGCTGCGTGTTCGTCCCGGGGCAGCAACGCATCCCGCGCACCGCGCGGGTCGCCGCGTATCCGGTGGTGGAGCAGGACACCCTGATCTGGGTCTGGATCGGCGAGGACGACCCCGACCCGGCCGCGATCCCCCGCGCGCCGTGGCTGGCCGATCCCGGCTACACGGTGGTCCGTGGCATGGCGCCGCTGAACGCGCGCTACAGCCTGCTGGTCGACAACCTGATGGACCTGTCCCACGAGACCTACCTGCACGGTGGCTACATCGGCACCCCCGAGGTGGCGAACACCCCGATCACCACCACCGTCGACGACGACGCCGGCATCGTCTGCGTCAGCCGGCACATGGACGACGCCGAATGCCCGCCGTTCTATGCCCGATCCACCGGCATCGAAGGCCGGATCACCCGGTGGCAGGACATCGAGTACCACCCGCCGTGCCTGTACCTGCTGCACAGCCGGATCGCCCCGCAGGGCGTGTACCCACCGGCGGAGGGTCCGGACAGTGCGGCCTTCCACGCCGAGATCGTCTACGCCATCACTCCGTCGACCGAGCACACCACGTACGACTTCTGGGCGGTGGCGCGGGACTTCGCCCTCGACGACGAATCGGTCAGCGAATACCTGTACCAGAGCAACCACACGGTGGTCATGCAGGACGTCACCGCGCTGAACACCCTGGAGCAGGTGATCGCCGCCGAACCGGAGCGGTACCAGGAACTGAGCATCAACATCGACACCGGCGGGCTCGCCGCCCGACGCCTGATCGCACGGATGATCGGGTCGGGGTCGGTGGGAGCAGCGCGGTGA
- a CDS encoding sugar ABC transporter permease, whose product MWKLLLTGGGTTDALLRSIGLGGLVRPWLADLDIVIWTLLFVLTWKYVGFAIILLLAGLSNVPPELTEAAEIDGASWWQIQRHITLPLLGPTIRIWMFLSMIGSLQVFDVIWVTSVPAVRSLGASATMATYMVDNGFFARLWGYGNAIAVILFVISFIAALLFQRFLLRRDIEGAVTGRRG is encoded by the coding sequence ATGTGGAAGCTGCTGCTGACCGGCGGGGGTACGACGGACGCGCTGCTGCGGTCGATCGGACTGGGCGGCCTGGTGCGACCCTGGCTGGCCGACCTCGACATCGTCATCTGGACCCTGCTGTTCGTCCTCACCTGGAAGTACGTCGGCTTCGCGATCATCCTGCTGCTCGCCGGACTGTCCAACGTACCGCCGGAGCTGACCGAGGCGGCCGAGATCGACGGCGCCAGCTGGTGGCAGATCCAACGGCACATCACCCTGCCGCTACTCGGGCCGACGATCCGGATCTGGATGTTCCTGTCGATGATCGGCTCGTTGCAGGTCTTCGACGTCATCTGGGTGACCTCCGTGCCCGCCGTACGATCGCTGGGCGCCTCGGCCACGATGGCGACCTACATGGTGGACAACGGCTTCTTCGCGCGACTGTGGGGCTACGGCAACGCGATCGCCGTGATTCTGTTCGTGATCTCGTTCATCGCAGCGCTGCTGTTCCAGCGGTTCCTCCTCCGCCGGGACATCGAGGGCGCAGTGACCGGAAGGAGGGGCTGA
- a CDS encoding PDR/VanB family oxidoreductase, with protein MSAAGQHGGRTTTAELATTELVVARREQVATGVVVLTLCRPDGGEVPRWSPGAHVDLIPGPGLVRPYSLCGDPADRTGLQIAVQLEPTGRGGSRQVHDRLVDGARITVRGPRNNFPLVAARRYLFIAGGIGITPIRPMIAAADAAGADWRLVYGGRSRATMAFAGQLRQRYGDRVLLRPQDEVGLLDLTELLDRRSGAVVYCCGPESLIGAVQQRCRAWPAGDLHVERFAPRDDGGGGDDGGSDRGRAGDAPASVEVELALTGRTVTVPPGTSILEAVEQAGVAVLSSCREGTCGTCETTVRAGVPDHRDSLLTEEERAAGDTMMICVSRSRTPRLVLEL; from the coding sequence ATGAGCGCCGCCGGACAGCACGGTGGGCGCACGACCACGGCCGAGCTTGCCACGACGGAGCTGGTGGTCGCCCGCCGCGAGCAGGTGGCGACGGGGGTGGTGGTGCTGACCCTGTGCCGACCCGACGGTGGTGAGGTGCCCCGCTGGTCACCCGGCGCGCACGTCGACCTGATACCGGGTCCGGGTCTGGTCCGCCCGTACTCGCTCTGCGGCGACCCGGCCGACCGGACCGGTCTGCAGATCGCGGTGCAGCTCGAACCCACCGGCCGGGGCGGCTCCCGGCAGGTCCACGACCGGCTCGTCGACGGCGCGCGGATCACGGTGCGCGGGCCCCGGAACAACTTCCCGCTGGTCGCGGCACGCCGGTACCTGTTCATCGCCGGCGGCATCGGCATCACCCCGATCCGTCCGATGATCGCCGCCGCCGACGCCGCCGGAGCCGACTGGCGGCTGGTGTACGGCGGCCGCAGCCGGGCCACGATGGCGTTCGCCGGGCAGCTGCGGCAGCGCTACGGCGACCGGGTGCTGCTACGGCCGCAGGACGAGGTGGGCCTGCTCGACCTGACCGAACTGCTGGACCGGCGCAGTGGTGCCGTCGTCTACTGCTGCGGGCCGGAGTCACTGATCGGGGCGGTGCAGCAGCGCTGCCGGGCGTGGCCGGCGGGTGACCTGCACGTCGAACGGTTCGCGCCACGAGACGACGGCGGCGGGGGCGACGACGGGGGCAGCGATCGCGGCCGCGCCGGCGACGCGCCGGCCAGCGTCGAGGTCGAGCTGGCACTGACCGGCCGTACGGTGACCGTGCCGCCCGGTACGTCGATCCTGGAAGCGGTGGAGCAGGCCGGCGTCGCGGTGCTCTCCTCGTGCCGTGAAGGCACCTGCGGCACCTGTGAGACGACGGTCCGCGCCGGGGTTCCCGACCACCGCGACAGTCTGCTCACCGAGGAGGAACGGGCCGCGGGTGACACGATGATGATCTGTGTCTCCCGGTCCCGTACGCCCCGACTCGTACTGGAGCTGTGA
- a CDS encoding LacI family DNA-binding transcriptional regulator translates to MSDVARAAGVSVATVSKVVNGRYGVAQATVERVRRVIHQLGYEASLGAQSLRSHRTNVLGILVAEFEPFSTELLKGASKEVAGTGYQLLAYSGGDGDGAAIGWERRSLARLSGTLIDGAVVVTPTVVETKQGFHVVAVDPHTGPSGLPTVDSDNFAGAILATNYLLALGHRRIGHISGRADLESARLREAGFRQAMADAGVPVDDALVRVGGFRIESAAGTVAELLALPEPPTAIFAGNDLSAISTLNVAREMGLSVPDDLSVIGFDNIPESALVNPPLTTITQPLQRMGAEALRLLVDLIAGVERDTHIRLPTELVVRASCRPYRPPVGEGALAAVPAPAVPAAAPAVPAP, encoded by the coding sequence ATGTCGGACGTAGCCCGGGCGGCCGGCGTCTCGGTGGCGACCGTGTCGAAGGTCGTCAACGGCCGGTACGGCGTCGCGCAGGCGACCGTCGAGCGGGTGCGGCGGGTCATCCATCAGCTCGGCTACGAGGCGAGCCTGGGGGCGCAGAGCCTGCGCAGCCACCGGACCAACGTGCTGGGCATCCTGGTGGCCGAGTTCGAACCGTTCTCCACCGAGCTGCTGAAGGGGGCCTCCAAGGAGGTCGCCGGCACCGGCTACCAGCTGCTGGCGTACTCCGGCGGCGACGGCGACGGCGCGGCCATCGGCTGGGAGCGTCGCTCGCTGGCCCGGCTGTCCGGCACCCTCATCGACGGCGCCGTGGTCGTCACCCCGACCGTGGTGGAGACCAAGCAGGGCTTCCACGTCGTCGCGGTGGACCCGCACACGGGCCCGTCCGGCCTGCCCACCGTCGACTCGGACAACTTCGCCGGGGCGATCCTCGCGACGAACTACCTGCTGGCCCTCGGGCACCGTCGGATCGGGCACATCAGCGGTCGGGCGGACCTGGAGTCGGCGCGACTGCGGGAGGCGGGCTTCCGCCAGGCCATGGCCGACGCGGGTGTGCCGGTCGACGACGCCCTCGTGCGGGTCGGTGGCTTCCGGATCGAGAGCGCCGCCGGCACCGTCGCGGAACTGCTCGCGTTGCCGGAGCCACCGACGGCGATCTTCGCCGGTAACGACCTGTCCGCGATCTCGACGCTGAACGTCGCCCGCGAGATGGGACTGAGCGTCCCCGACGACCTGTCGGTCATCGGGTTCGACAACATCCCGGAGTCCGCGCTGGTCAACCCGCCGCTGACCACGATCACGCAGCCCCTGCAGCGGATGGGTGCCGAAGCGTTGCGGCTGCTGGTGGACCTGATCGCCGGGGTGGAGCGCGACACCCACATCCGGCTGCCCACCGAGCTGGTGGTGCGCGCGTCGTGCCGCCCCTACCGTCCGCCGGTCGGCGAGGGCGCCCTGGCGGCGGTGCCGGCCCCGGCCGTGCCTGCTGCCGCCCCGGCGGTGCCGGCCCCTTGA
- a CDS encoding extracellular solute-binding protein, producing the protein MAITRRAGAVLALFLTSTLLATGCSSGDDSSEAAGELYENPVTLTWWHNASQDGAGKEYWEKVAKDFSALHPTVTIEIEGIETNQLQRTRLPAALLSNDPPDIFQAWGGGELREQAEADYLKDITDQVQDEVARIGSSVEIWQADGRQYGLPYRMGIEGMWYNKDLFAQAGITAPPTTLDELNVSSPTCSPRSPRASCGSCC; encoded by the coding sequence ATGGCGATAACGCGCCGCGCTGGCGCCGTCCTAGCGCTCTTTCTGACCAGCACCCTTCTAGCCACCGGCTGCAGCAGCGGCGACGACAGCAGCGAGGCTGCCGGTGAACTGTACGAAAACCCGGTCACCCTGACCTGGTGGCACAACGCCTCGCAGGACGGCGCCGGCAAGGAATACTGGGAGAAGGTCGCCAAGGACTTCTCCGCGCTGCACCCAACGGTCACGATCGAGATCGAGGGGATCGAGACCAACCAACTCCAGCGCACCCGGCTGCCCGCCGCGCTGCTGAGCAACGACCCGCCAGACATCTTCCAGGCCTGGGGCGGCGGTGAGCTGCGGGAACAGGCGGAAGCCGACTACCTGAAGGACATCACCGACCAGGTCCAGGACGAGGTCGCCCGGATCGGCTCGTCAGTGGAGATCTGGCAGGCCGACGGCCGGCAGTACGGTCTGCCGTACCGGATGGGCATCGAAGGCATGTGGTACAACAAGGACCTGTTCGCCCAGGCCGGCATCACCGCTCCCCCGACCACGTTGGACGAGCTCAACGTTTCGTCCCCTACGTGCTCGCCGAGGTCACCGCGGGCATCATGTGGAAGCTGCTGCTGA
- a CDS encoding carbohydrate ABC transporter permease, translated as MTYALALVVVGASIAPVIYVIIGGFRTTPQIVADPAALPDPWVGENYVRVLTQSGFWQQAFNSAVVAFGTTLGVVTLGLCAAFVLARYTFRGRELLYTFFTLGLLFPAGAAILPLYLMLRDMALINSYFAVILPQIAFALPLTIVILRPFLTAVPKELEDAAAIDGTGRLGFLWRIMLPLSRPALVTVGILAFVTSWNAFLLPLLVLGDADLHTLPLGVQNFSSQYTSDTAGILAFTSMAMLPALVFFTIAEKQIVGGLQGAVKG; from the coding sequence CTGACCTACGCACTGGCCCTCGTGGTCGTCGGTGCGTCGATCGCGCCGGTGATCTACGTGATCATCGGAGGTTTCCGGACCACGCCACAGATCGTCGCCGACCCGGCCGCGCTGCCCGATCCATGGGTCGGCGAGAACTACGTACGGGTGCTGACCCAGAGCGGCTTCTGGCAGCAGGCGTTCAACAGCGCGGTGGTCGCCTTCGGTACGACGCTCGGGGTCGTGACGCTCGGACTCTGTGCCGCGTTCGTGCTCGCCCGGTACACGTTCCGGGGCCGGGAGCTGCTCTACACCTTCTTCACCCTCGGCCTGCTGTTTCCCGCCGGGGCGGCGATCCTGCCGCTCTACCTGATGCTGCGGGACATGGCGCTGATCAACTCCTACTTCGCGGTCATCCTGCCGCAGATCGCCTTCGCGCTACCGCTGACGATCGTGATCCTGCGTCCCTTCCTGACCGCCGTACCCAAGGAGTTGGAGGACGCCGCAGCGATCGACGGCACCGGACGGCTCGGCTTCCTCTGGCGGATCATGCTGCCGTTGTCCCGACCCGCGCTCGTCACGGTCGGGATCCTCGCGTTCGTGACAAGTTGGAACGCGTTCCTTCTGCCGTTGCTCGTCCTCGGTGACGCCGACCTGCACACCCTTCCGCTGGGCGTGCAAAACTTCTCCAGCCAGTACACCTCCGACACCGCCGGAATCCTCGCCTTCACCTCGATGGCGATGCTGCCGGCGCTGGTCTTCTTCACGATCGCCGAGAAGCAGATCGTCGGTGGCCTGCAGGGTGCCGTCAAGGGCTGA